A region of Cucumis melo cultivar AY chromosome 2, USDA_Cmelo_AY_1.0, whole genome shotgun sequence DNA encodes the following proteins:
- the LOC103491988 gene encoding uncharacterized protein LOC103491988, with translation MVSKLIHVAAYEAENHFEVSLRQAFELLEPKLRPPFCLKIPDPQEYKELNWAILYGILCEPHLGKTHIKHLHAIVTDGYGLICYLLRKVVNELYLKLIDCAKCQIFMVTKEMIKVCAVGVDAVLISLLRQIVGGDFGEGNLWLCFELVSLLLNSWSYLLEELPEVMPSALYTFLRLLADHCRFSDEKLGPLKQLEITFCIKVIREQFHFCLEIGRDFIRLLQDLVCVPEFRDVWKDLLLNPSNFRSPGFSDISNFYYTRTSSRYFLLRISPEMEAQLRFLMTNVKLGSQNRYQMWFAKKFLHGPESETIISDIVRFICCAHHPPNEVIQSDIIPRWAVIGWLLTCCRKKYIKANVKLALFYDWLFFDDQTDKIMNIEPAMLLMVFSIPRYIDMVHTLLEFLFLLVDNYDVQRKDKIALGVSSAFSALIEKGVISSLDTLISFGGISPLLRDRLRILSSCKNFQVSNEVQLFVPDHSAKPLPSSTKSCSGIIDLESHPSRIVGNLNSTSGGASVPIVEDASASHHSVATNVQQCDKIEILVKNLGEVTRKSYKMGLKTLEELLVLFLSLDDNAQDSSTIFSPEILSSRILNTYDSSGHKLFCALELPPNGPGYDDEIESATALIVRTFIFHHEKNIQQLLLFCSRNGLPVGARLLSYVTRLAYEVNKAGLTENVEFENSEKAEIDSNAQLLLFHVNGYFSFRNGMGENPQETVLSFSGTDKEEIAKLVTNAFSAYRCFLAYSKDILHKDADVSLTKVFYRDLMSCVEWNARRVKFLFHCIFDLLSDLCICKEEIVKLLVTLLDDTDLVNMQFEIIAKKFSVFGKDIKSIFLLVKNSLNWGCLEQRKLWGLIRSELIVSQVRVENIVSKLFCLGVLDASKHGIAIEGLLNLCCYNAPSPEFVEAIMLLPNDAFDGFSAAVLASWAVSNESMLFHSLVDFAGKLGKMNESEVVVNHSAVLWLVNHFRRI, from the coding sequence ATGGTTTCCAAACTCATTCACGTGGCTGCATATGAAGCTGAAAATCATTTTGAGGTCTCTTTGAGACAAGCTTTCGAGCTTCTTGAACCAAAATTAAGACCTCCGTTTTGTTTGAAGATCCCAGACCCACAAGAATACAAGGAGCTGAATTGGGCTATTCTCTATGGGATTTTATGTGAACCGCATTTGGGTAAAACTCATATTAAGCATTTGCATGCAATTGTCACGGATGGTTATGGTCTGATTTGTTATCTGCTTCGAAAGGTTGTTAATGAACTGTATCTTAAACTCATTGATTGTGCAAAATGTCAAATATTTATGGTGACTAAGGAAATGATAAAGGTATGTGCTGTAGGGGTCGATGCTGTTTTGATATCTCTGTTGAGGCAAATTGTTGGTGGGGATTTTGGTGAAGGGAATTTATGGTTGTGTTTTGAATTGGTGAGTCTACTTTTGAACAGTTGGAGTTATTTGTTGGAAGAATTACCAGAGGTTATGCCAAGTGCATTATATACGTTTTTACGGTTATTAGCAGATCACTGTAGATTTTCTGATGAAAAATTGGGGCCTTTGAAGCAATTGGAGATTACGTTTTGCATTAAAGTAATAAGGGAGCAATTTCACTTTTGTTTGGAGATTGGGAGAGATTTTATTAGGCTCTTACAAGACCTAGTTTGTGTACCTGAATTTAGAGATGTATGGAAAGACTTGTTATTAAACCCAAGCAACTTTAGGAGTCCTGGGTTTTCtgatatttcaaatttttactACACGAGAACTTCAAGTCGATACTTCTTACTTCGAATTTCTCCTGAAATGGAGGCCCAACTGCGTTTTTTAATGACAAATGTGAAACTGGGCTCTCAAAACCGCTATCAGATGTGGTTTGCCAAGAAGTTTCTACACGGGCCTGAGAGTGAAACGATCATTTCTGACATTGTTCGGTTTATATGCTGTGCACACCATCCTCCAAATGAAGTCATTCAGTCTGATATTATTCCGAGATGGGCTGTTATAGGATGGCTTTTGACATGTTGTAGGAAGAAATATATTAAAGCCAATGTAAAACTTGCTCTCTTTTATGATTGGCTTTTCTTTGATGATCAAACTGACAAAATTATGAACATTGAGCCTGCAATGCTGTTAATGGTATTTTCTATACCTAGATATATTGATATGGTTCACACTCTTCTTGAATTTCTATTTCTTCTTGTGGACAACTATGATGTGCAAAGGAAGGATAAAATAGCTTTGGGTGTCTCTTCAGCTTTTAGCGCACTTATTGAAAAAGGAGTAATTTCCTCATTGGACACTTTGATTTCTTTTGGCGGCATTTCTCCATTACTACGAGACAGGCTTAGGATACTTTCATCATGTAAGAACTTCCAGGTTTCAAATGAAGTACAATTATTTGTACCTGATCACTCTGCAAAGCCTCTGCCTTCTTCGACTAAATCCTGCTCAGGCATAATAGATTTGGAAAGCCATCCTAGCCGCATTGTAGGCAATCTAAATTCTACATCTGGTGGTGCTTCTGTTCCTATTGTGGAGGATGCATCTGCCTCTCATCATTCAGTTGCAACAAATGTACAGCAATGTGACAAGATAGAAATTTTGGTGAAAAATCTTGGTGAAGTTACTAGAAAATCTTATAAAATGGGCCTCAAAACTCTGGAAGAACTTCTAGTTTTATTTCTCTCACTTGATGACAATGCACAAGATAGCAGTACAATTTTTTCCCCTGAAATACTGTCTTCCAGAATCTTAAATACATATGACTCAAGTGGGCATAAACTATTTTGTGCTCTTGAATTACCTCCAAATGGTCCCGGTTATGATGATGAAATAGAATCTGCCACTGCCTTAATAGTTCGTACCTTCATCTTTCATCATGAAAAAAATATACAACAATTGCTTTTATTTTGTTCTAGGAATGGTTTGCCTGTGGGAGCGCGATTGTTATCTTATGTAACTCGATTGGCTTATGAGGTGAACAAAGCAGGTTTAACAGAAAATGTTGAGTTTGAGAACAGTGAGAAAGCAGAAATTGATTCAAATGCCCAGTTATTGTTGTTCCACGTGAATGGATACTTTTCTTTTAGAAATGGTATGGGAGAAAACCCCCAAGAAACAGTTCTCTCTTTTTCTGGAACAGACAAGGAGGAGATTGCTAAGTTGGTAACAAATGCCTTTTCTGCTTATAGATGTTTCCTTGCTTATTCAAAAGATATTTTGCACAAAGATGCCGATGTATCTTTAACCAAGGTCTTCTATCGTGATTTGATGTCCTGTGTGGAATGGAATGCAAGGAGAGTGAAATTCTTATTCCATTGCATTTTTGATCTTCTCTCAGATTTATGCATATGCAAGGAAGAGATTGTTAAATTACTTGTTACCCTGTTGGATGACACTGATCTTGTTAATATGCAGTTCGAGATTATTGCAAAGAAATTTTCTGTGTTTGGTAAGGACATTaaatctatttttcttttagttaaGAACTCTCTGAATTGGGGTTGTCTCGAACAACGTAAACTCTGGGGCTTGATAAGGTCCGAGCTTATAGTTTCACAGGTTCGGGTCGAGAACAtagtttctaaacttttttgcTTGGGAGTATTAGATGCAAGCAAGCATGGCATTGCCATTGAAGGTCTTCTAAACTTGTGCTGTTATAATGCACCATCGCCTGAGTTTGTTGAGGCAATCATGTTGTTACCCAATGATGCATTTGATGGCTTCTCAGCCGCAGTTTTGGCTTCCTGGGCTGTATCGAACGAGTCGATGCTATTTCATAGCCTGGTTGATTTTGCAGGGAAACTTGGGAAGATGAATGAAAGTGAGGTTGTGGTAAATCATTCTGCAGTTTTATGGTTGGTGAATCATTTTAGACGAATCTGA
- the LOC103491990 gene encoding mitochondrial fission 1 protein A encodes MEAKVSKFLGSVSNFFSGGDHIPWCDRDVVAGCEREAAEAEKSSSDELLKESIMRLSWALVHSRQPEDVQRGIAMLEAAISGDDSPLKMREKLYLLAVGYFRSGDYSRSRELVEECLTIAPDWRQAMTLKKSIEDRITKDGVIGIGIAATAVGLLAGGIAAAVSRKK; translated from the exons ATGGAAGCGAAGGTCAGCAAATTCTTAGGCTCCGTTTCCAATTTCTTCTCCGGCGGCGATCACATACCATGGTGCGATCGCGACGTCGTTGCC GGTTGCGAAAGAGAGGCTGCTGAGGCCGAAAAGAGCTCATCTGATGAGCTTTTGAAGGAAAGCATTATGCGTTTATCTTGGGCACTTGTTCATTCAAGGCAACCTGAAGATGTACAACGTGGAATTGCAATGCTCGAAG CTGCAATATCTGGTGACGATAGCCCACTGAAGATGAGAGAGAAGCTTTACCTTCTTGCTGTTGGGTATTTCAGAAGCGGTGATTACTCTAGGAGTAGGGAGCTTGTAGAAGAATGCTTAACA ATTGCTCCCGACTGGAGACAGGCAATGACACTGAAGAAATCAATCGAAGATCGGATCACTAAAG ATGGTGTGATCGGCATCGGCATTGCGGCAACTGCTGTAGGACTGCTTGCGGGTGGAATTGCTGCTGCTGTTTCCAGGAAGAAGTGA
- the LOC103491989 gene encoding annexin D8 encodes MATLIAPKYFSPVEDAENIKKACLGLGTDENAIISILGHRNANQRKLIRLAYEEIYNEDLIQQLNSELCGDFERAISHWTLDPADRDAILANNALKASTPDYRVIIEIACVRSAEDLLAVKRAYRFRFKHSLEEDVASCTTKDMRKLLVGVVSAYRCEGNEIDENMAELEANIIDDEIKGKGCKNNEEIIRIVSTRSKPQLNATFNRYRDIHGTSITKGLIGDSSDEYLAALRTVIRCIRDPKKYYAKVLRNAMNTIGVDRDGISRVIVTRAEKDLKEIMEMYLKRNNISLEEAVSREIGGDYKAFLLALLGVDQPLNLKD; translated from the exons ATGGCCACTCTAATTGCTCCAAAGTACTTCTCTCCTGTTGAAGATGCAGAAAATATCAAGAAGGCTTGCCTAG GTTTGGGGACAGATGAGAATGCCATAATCTCCATTTTAGGCCATAGAAATGCAAATCAAAGGAAGCTTATAAGGTTAGCTTATGAAGAAATCTACAATGAAGATCTCATTCAACAACTCAACTCTGAGCTTTGTGGAGACTTTGAG CGTGCTATAAGCCACTGGACACTCGATCCGGCTGATCGAGACGCCATTTTAGCAAACAATGCATTGAAAGCATCGACACCCGATTATCGTGTCATAATCGAAATAGCATGTGTTCGGTCCGCCGAAGATCTTTTGGCAGTAAAACGAGCTTATCGGTTTCGATTCAAACATTCCCTCGAGGAAGATGTGGCCTCTTGCACAACAAAAGATATGAGAAAA CTTCTTGTGGGGGTAGTGAGTGCTTACAGATGTGAAGGGAATGAGATTGATGAGAACATGGCAGAATTAGAAGCAAACATTATTGATGATGAAATCAAAGGCAAAGGTTGTAAGAATAATGAAGAGATCATAAGAATTGTTAGCACAAGAAGTAAGCCACAACTCAATGCAACTTTCAATCGCTATAGAGATATTCATGGTACATCCATCACCAAG GGTTTAATAGGTGACTCAAGTGATGAGTATCTTGCGGCATTAAGAACTGTTATAAGATGCATTAGAGATCCAAAAAAATATTACGCAAAG GTTTTGCGAAATGCGATGAATACAATCGGGGTCGACAGAGATGGTATTAGTAGAGTGATTGTGACAAGAGCAGAAAAAGATTTGAAGGAGATTATGGAAATGTATTTGAAGAGAAACAATATATCTCTTGAGGAAGCTGTGAGTAGAGAAATAGGAGGAGACTATAAGGCCTTTCTTTTAGCACTTTTGGGCGTTGATCAACCTTTGAACCTAAAGGATTAa